A stretch of Mucilaginibacter terrae DNA encodes these proteins:
- a CDS encoding helix-turn-helix domain-containing protein, with protein MIPIYNISDFPSFQAIDDQFMLERFESLQRPPKLQWPHKHSFYEIMWLTSGTSVNVIDYHQVTVEPDMLFFISPGQLHLMNHAQSVKGFSLTFTESFLLINATNKNALKEFAFLDNSYASPFFKLDSEAIAELSPILELMMNEVIRKEKSPLIIANLLFVYLNRIQRLINQQSTGDTDPNNVVRYKLLKKLIEDNFKTQNSIAFYADKLNLTSHRVNEICKAVTGKAVGVVIRDRVLLEAKRLLVHSEQAIGQIGDELGFRDFSYFSRQFKRQEGLTPAEYRKTMHGKYQSSY; from the coding sequence ATGATCCCAATTTATAACATATCAGATTTTCCATCTTTCCAGGCTATAGACGATCAATTTATGCTGGAACGCTTTGAGAGCTTGCAGCGCCCTCCAAAGTTGCAGTGGCCGCACAAGCATAGTTTTTACGAAATCATGTGGCTGACATCAGGCACATCGGTAAATGTAATCGACTATCATCAAGTAACGGTCGAGCCGGATATGCTGTTTTTCATCTCACCAGGTCAGTTGCACCTGATGAATCACGCACAATCCGTTAAAGGTTTTTCGCTGACCTTCACGGAATCATTTTTACTGATTAATGCCACCAATAAAAACGCCTTGAAAGAGTTTGCCTTTTTAGATAATAGCTATGCCAGCCCTTTCTTTAAACTCGACAGCGAGGCGATTGCTGAACTATCTCCAATTTTGGAATTAATGATGAATGAAGTTATTCGAAAGGAAAAATCACCTCTTATCATAGCTAATCTGCTGTTTGTTTACCTGAACCGCATACAGCGACTTATTAATCAGCAATCTACAGGCGACACAGATCCCAATAATGTAGTACGCTATAAATTACTTAAAAAACTAATTGAAGATAACTTTAAAACCCAAAATAGTATTGCCTTTTATGCGGATAAGCTGAACCTGACCAGTCACCGGGTTAACGAAATTTGTAAAGCAGTGACCGGAAAAGCTGTCGGCGTGGTCATCCGTGACCGTGTTTTACTGGAAGCCAAACGCCTGCTCGTGCATAGTGAGCAGGCTATCGGGCAGATCGGTGACGAACTCGGTTTTAGAGACTTTTCTTATTTTTCCCGTCAATTCAAAAGACAGGAAGGCCTTACTCCGGCAGAATACCGTAAAACAATGCACGGTAAGTACCAAAGCTCGTATTAA
- a CDS encoding alpha/beta hydrolase, with protein sequence MQTTTETIRFKSEGINCAGTIYKPEGHGPFPAVLMSHGFGAVRAMRNIPEVGQLLAEAGILALAIDFRFLGDSEGFPRQQVLPNAQRQDLRNAISYLETRSDVNKDKIGLWGTSFSGGQSIRVAAFDRRIKALVAQVPATDLFRQIRYEAPEAQQKILQDAIDKERARHFAGEEPHTMKLADQEGSPSVFGVESLDWATRNEAEHASFYNAVTITSLEEAIQTAPGDYIAAVSPTPFLVIMAEPDKTVVITLTEKAFKQAQQPKKLIRYQGLHYDVYDRPEILKMASEAARDWFVEHLSV encoded by the coding sequence ATGCAAACTACAACAGAAACTATCCGTTTTAAAAGCGAAGGAATTAATTGCGCAGGCACTATTTACAAACCTGAAGGTCATGGCCCTTTTCCCGCCGTATTGATGTCTCACGGCTTTGGCGCGGTAAGGGCAATGCGCAATATTCCCGAAGTAGGCCAGCTATTAGCAGAAGCTGGCATTTTAGCCCTGGCTATCGACTTCAGGTTTCTTGGGGACAGCGAAGGCTTTCCACGCCAGCAGGTATTACCGAATGCGCAACGACAGGATCTTCGTAATGCCATATCCTATCTGGAGACGCGCAGTGATGTCAATAAGGACAAAATCGGCTTATGGGGAACTTCGTTCAGCGGTGGCCAGTCCATTAGGGTAGCTGCTTTTGACCGACGCATCAAAGCTTTAGTCGCTCAGGTTCCAGCCACAGATCTCTTCCGTCAGATACGCTACGAGGCACCTGAAGCCCAACAAAAAATCTTGCAGGACGCCATAGACAAAGAACGGGCACGTCATTTTGCGGGAGAGGAACCCCATACGATGAAATTAGCCGATCAGGAAGGTTCACCTTCCGTTTTCGGTGTAGAATCACTGGATTGGGCTACCCGTAATGAAGCCGAACATGCAAGCTTCTATAACGCGGTTACAATTACGTCCCTCGAAGAAGCGATCCAAACCGCGCCAGGGGATTATATAGCCGCAGTATCACCTACACCCTTTCTGGTCATCATGGCTGAACCTGATAAAACAGTTGTTATCACCTTGACAGAAAAAGCCTTTAAACAGGCCCAGCAACCTAAGAAGTTGATCCGGTATCAAGGGTTACACTACGATGTTTATGATAGACCAGAAATATTAAAAATGGCATCCGAAGCTGCCAGGGACTGGTTTGTTGAGCATCTATCTGTATAA
- a CDS encoding SDR family NAD(P)-dependent oxidoreductase, with protein MDTPLKDKIALVTGAYKGLGKAIAFSLVKAGATVIVNYNSSKTEAAAIVQQIENTGGKAFAIQADVSDEAAVKALYEEIEKVAGGVDILVNNAGINPTKTLETVTLNDFKQSLDINLTSAFLTTQLALPGMIEKNFGRIINLTSVAAQLGGVIGPHYAAAKAGMIGLTHSYASLLAKYGGITANAIAPALIETDMLKSNTNIKPTLIPLGRFGQPEEVADVVLLLATNGYITGQTISVNGGWYMTS; from the coding sequence ATGGATACTCCATTAAAAGATAAAATCGCTTTAGTTACCGGGGCCTATAAGGGTCTGGGCAAGGCCATTGCGTTCAGCCTGGTTAAAGCCGGTGCAACGGTAATTGTAAACTATAACAGCAGTAAAACGGAAGCAGCAGCAATCGTTCAGCAAATTGAAAATACCGGAGGAAAGGCATTCGCCATCCAGGCCGATGTTTCCGATGAAGCCGCGGTTAAGGCTTTATATGAAGAAATTGAGAAAGTTGCAGGGGGCGTGGATATCCTGGTTAATAACGCTGGAATCAACCCCACTAAAACGCTGGAAACCGTTACACTTAATGATTTTAAGCAATCGCTGGACATTAATTTGACGTCAGCTTTTCTAACTACCCAACTGGCTCTACCCGGAATGATCGAAAAAAACTTCGGAAGAATCATTAACCTCACTTCTGTAGCTGCCCAATTGGGCGGCGTCATCGGCCCGCATTATGCGGCAGCCAAAGCCGGAATGATCGGCTTAACCCATTCGTACGCATCATTGCTGGCTAAGTACGGCGGTATAACTGCTAATGCTATTGCACCTGCGCTGATCGAGACAGATATGCTGAAAAGCAATACCAATATTAAACCTACACTAATCCCTTTAGGTCGTTTCGGACAACCCGAGGAGGTTGCCGATGTGGTTTTGTTATTGGCAACCAACGGATACATCACCGGTCAAACCATCAGCGTGAACGGCGGCTGGTACATGACCTCTTAA
- a CDS encoding SDR family oxidoreductase, whose translation MEQKRVALIVGGNGIVGRNMAKYLQTRDIWDDVIITSNREPDFETEATFVRMDLTDPAAVEKNSTTLANVSHVFYAAYIEKKTLAEQTSTNVQLLQNLVLGLEEIAPGFKHLTFIQGGKAYGAHLGKYKTPALETDSRHFPPNFYYSQQDFLIKQSEGKAWSWTAVRPDIMVGFAVGNPMNMANLIAVYATLCKELNVPFRFPGSDQAYRVLVNITDSEILGKGMEYAALHEECYGQIYNITNGDIFRWEQIWPKIADYFKVQMDSPITFPLTDYMSDKEEVWADIVERYGLKAHTIKELANWLFGDFIFNVEADAFFDVNKFRRAGFHEMQVESFESFKNTFDELKAQHIIPNY comes from the coding sequence ATGGAACAAAAAAGAGTAGCCCTTATCGTGGGCGGAAATGGAATCGTTGGCCGTAATATGGCCAAATACCTGCAAACCCGTGATATATGGGATGATGTAATCATTACATCCAATCGTGAGCCTGATTTTGAAACGGAGGCAACTTTCGTTCGGATGGACTTAACTGACCCTGCTGCCGTCGAAAAGAATTCAACCACACTGGCAAATGTAAGTCATGTATTTTATGCCGCCTACATCGAGAAGAAAACCTTAGCGGAACAAACCAGCACGAATGTTCAGTTACTTCAAAACCTGGTTTTAGGCTTGGAAGAAATTGCCCCTGGTTTTAAGCACCTCACTTTTATACAGGGTGGTAAGGCTTACGGTGCGCATTTAGGTAAATACAAAACCCCGGCATTGGAAACGGATTCACGTCATTTTCCGCCTAACTTTTACTATAGCCAGCAAGACTTTCTGATCAAACAATCGGAAGGTAAAGCCTGGAGCTGGACGGCCGTTAGGCCCGATATTATGGTCGGTTTTGCCGTAGGAAACCCCATGAACATGGCTAACCTGATCGCGGTTTATGCAACACTGTGTAAAGAATTGAACGTGCCGTTTCGTTTTCCGGGATCTGATCAAGCTTACCGCGTGCTGGTTAATATCACTGATAGCGAAATATTAGGAAAAGGTATGGAGTATGCCGCATTACATGAGGAATGTTATGGGCAGATCTACAACATAACTAATGGCGATATTTTCCGCTGGGAGCAAATCTGGCCCAAGATCGCAGACTACTTCAAGGTGCAAATGGATAGCCCGATCACTTTCCCGCTGACTGATTACATGTCCGATAAAGAAGAGGTTTGGGCAGACATCGTAGAAAGGTACGGACTAAAAGCCCATACCATTAAGGAACTTGCAAACTGGCTTTTTGGCGACTTTATCTTTAATGTGGAGGCGGATGCATTTTTCGATGTGAACAAGTTCCGCAGGGCTGGTTTCCACGAAATGCAGGTTGAAAGCTTTGAATCATTTAAAAACACCTTTGACGAATTGAAGGCCCAACATATTATACCTAATTATTAA
- a CDS encoding SDR family oxidoreductase, with product MNTYDLKDKVILIAGGSSGMGLALAQKAADYGATVHLVGTNQEKLQKEVETIKAKGNATVHIFTHILDISNESEVKELAEQIQQLDHLVTTAARLTFKPLADLTKTEIGHMIDSKLWGPILLTKYLFPKIDSQGSIVYFSGVAADKGSAGASIVGAVNSALHGLAKNLVYELSPVRVNVVSPGLVESPTWDFIGENDRPGFYETAAEGLPAKRIGQPEDLADAALYLMNNKYTNGTVLTVDGGANA from the coding sequence ATGAACACATACGATTTAAAAGATAAAGTGATCCTGATTGCAGGCGGTAGCTCGGGGATGGGCTTAGCCCTTGCACAAAAGGCGGCAGATTATGGTGCAACCGTACATCTGGTGGGTACGAATCAAGAAAAGCTTCAAAAAGAAGTTGAAACTATCAAAGCTAAAGGTAATGCGACCGTCCATATATTCACCCACATACTGGATATCAGTAATGAAAGTGAGGTAAAAGAACTAGCTGAGCAGATCCAGCAGCTGGACCATCTGGTTACTACAGCAGCACGATTGACTTTTAAACCGTTGGCCGACCTTACCAAAACTGAGATTGGCCATATGATCGATTCCAAACTATGGGGCCCGATCCTGTTAACCAAATATTTGTTTCCAAAAATAGATAGTCAGGGCAGCATTGTTTACTTCTCTGGTGTGGCGGCGGACAAAGGAAGCGCTGGAGCAAGTATAGTTGGCGCAGTCAACAGTGCTTTGCACGGTTTAGCAAAAAATCTTGTCTATGAACTAAGCCCGGTTAGAGTTAATGTAGTGTCACCTGGTTTGGTGGAGTCACCTACATGGGATTTTATTGGAGAGAATGACCGCCCAGGTTTTTATGAGACCGCCGCTGAAGGCTTACCCGCCAAACGTATCGGTCAGCCGGAGGATTTGGCAGATGCAGCACTTTACCTTATGAACAACAAATATACCAACGGAACAGTGCTCACCGTAGACGGTGGTGCTAATGCCTAA
- a CDS encoding aldo/keto reductase, whose product MLKRIIPSSGENLPVIGLGTWQTFDAPNSQSYPVLENVLRKMHQSGGSLIDSSPMYGRSEQVIGDITSQMDIADQYFYATKVWTRGLQEGIRQMENSMLKMKRKNLDLIQIHNLTDWQTHLPILQRWKETGRIKYVGITHYTDSSHEELEKIMRTQQVDFVQFNFSISERHAEKRLLDAAADMGVATIINRPFGSGNLFSKVKGKALPAWAKDFKIESWSAYFLKYIVSHPAATCVIPATADISHAADNFKAGSGDLPDQAAREKMVTYLKQL is encoded by the coding sequence ATGTTAAAACGGATCATCCCCTCATCAGGCGAAAACTTACCGGTTATCGGCCTCGGCACCTGGCAAACGTTTGATGCTCCTAATAGCCAGTCTTATCCGGTATTAGAGAATGTATTACGAAAAATGCATCAGTCAGGCGGCAGCCTGATTGACAGTTCACCCATGTACGGCCGGTCTGAACAGGTGATCGGCGATATCACTTCGCAAATGGATATAGCAGATCAATATTTCTATGCGACCAAAGTATGGACCAGAGGGTTACAGGAGGGCATCCGGCAAATGGAAAATTCCATGCTTAAGATGAAGCGCAAAAATCTGGATCTGATTCAGATACACAATCTCACCGACTGGCAAACGCACTTGCCTATTTTACAGCGCTGGAAAGAAACAGGCAGGATCAAATACGTCGGTATTACGCACTATACAGATTCAAGCCATGAAGAATTGGAAAAGATAATGCGCACACAGCAGGTGGATTTTGTTCAGTTCAATTTTTCCATCAGTGAACGGCATGCGGAAAAGCGCTTGCTGGATGCCGCTGCTGATATGGGCGTTGCGACAATAATCAACCGGCCATTCGGCTCCGGCAATTTGTTCAGCAAGGTCAAGGGTAAAGCATTACCGGCCTGGGCTAAAGATTTCAAAATCGAAAGCTGGAGCGCCTACTTTTTAAAATACATCGTTTCCCATCCTGCGGCTACCTGCGTGATACCCGCGACAGCGGATATATCCCATGCCGCCGATAATTTCAAAGCTGGAAGCGGCGACTTACCGGACCAGGCTGCCCGTGAAAAAATGGTAACCTATTTAAAACAATTGTAA
- a CDS encoding nuclear transport factor 2 family protein, protein MNKLKEIEEIKQLKSRYFRCLDAKDWPGLAACLTEDVTFDYPPGKIHVSGSEQLIANFSNRHATTVTAHTGSMPDIELKDAGHAEGNWFMTDYIIGMNEEKQQTITQGFGRYFETYIRENGKWLIKSILLERSLIVNPQVKIVLPK, encoded by the coding sequence ATGAATAAGCTTAAAGAGATAGAAGAGATCAAGCAATTAAAATCAAGGTACTTCAGGTGCCTGGATGCAAAAGATTGGCCTGGTTTAGCCGCCTGCCTGACCGAGGATGTAACTTTTGATTACCCCCCGGGCAAAATCCATGTGAGCGGTAGTGAGCAGCTGATCGCCAATTTTTCGAACAGGCACGCGACCACGGTAACGGCGCATACCGGCTCCATGCCTGATATCGAATTGAAAGACGCCGGTCATGCCGAGGGCAATTGGTTCATGACCGATTACATCATTGGCATGAACGAAGAGAAACAACAAACCATTACCCAGGGTTTCGGTCGCTATTTTGAAACCTATATCCGGGAGAACGGGAAATGGCTGATCAAAAGCATTTTGCTCGAAAGAAGCCTCATCGTTAACCCTCAAGTGAAAATTGTATTGCCTAAATAA
- a CDS encoding putative quinol monooxygenase: MKKTNKVTVLAEYTILPGFEKEVMEAAEIVWLETLKEPGCESYFFTTRKESPNAVFCYEVFRSQAEFDQHLSADYTQDFLEKLKGKVEGGVRKTTFVEDFEHTIN, encoded by the coding sequence ATGAAAAAAACAAATAAGGTAACCGTGCTGGCTGAGTATACGATTCTGCCGGGATTTGAGAAAGAAGTGATGGAAGCTGCAGAGATTGTTTGGCTGGAAACCCTGAAAGAACCGGGTTGCGAGTCTTATTTTTTTACAACAAGAAAAGAGTCTCCAAACGCCGTGTTTTGCTATGAAGTATTTCGGTCACAAGCGGAATTTGACCAGCACTTAAGTGCTGATTATACGCAGGATTTCCTGGAGAAACTTAAAGGCAAGGTGGAAGGCGGTGTCCGTAAAACGACCTTTGTGGAAGATTTTGAACATACTATTAATTAA
- a CDS encoding putative quinol monooxygenase has translation MQSADNISLTAEINILPGFENEVLAAAEMIWIATRKEIGCEAFLFNTKKDTPNVIVFFEVFKSQADFDAHVGFDHTVAFINFLKGKVVGDGPSLTFLNQYKD, from the coding sequence ATGCAATCAGCAGACAACATCAGCCTTACCGCTGAAATCAATATCCTGCCCGGCTTTGAAAATGAAGTATTAGCTGCCGCTGAAATGATCTGGATCGCCACCCGTAAAGAGATTGGATGTGAAGCCTTTTTGTTTAACACGAAGAAAGACACACCAAATGTAATCGTTTTCTTTGAAGTATTTAAATCACAGGCAGACTTCGACGCGCATGTGGGCTTCGATCACACCGTCGCTTTTATCAACTTTCTAAAAGGCAAAGTTGTTGGGGACGGTCCATCATTAACTTTTTTAAATCAATACAAAGACTAA
- a CDS encoding aldo/keto reductase: protein MEYRQLGNSGLRVPVLSFGTATFGGGNDFFKAWGSTQVDEATRMVNLCMDAGVNLFDTSNAYSSGAAEEILGKAVSSIRDQVLISTKATFPTGGGSNDYGSSRIHLIKACEDSLKRLGTDYIDIYHMHGFDANTPIYETLKALETLVESGKVRYIACSNFSGWHLMKSLSISERHGWSKYIAHQAYYSLLNRDCEWELMPLGIEEQIGTIVWSPLASGKLSGKYRRGQEAPKDSRVAQGGNPVKGISADDERLYNIVDVLDELVEETGKTPAQISLNWLLQRPTVANIIIGARNEEQLKQNLEAVGWNLTTEQVKRLDKVSEVLPAYPYWHQRQFSMLKNDPDLYGDRK, encoded by the coding sequence ATGGAATACAGACAATTAGGAAATTCGGGGCTTCGGGTTCCGGTTTTAAGTTTCGGTACCGCGACTTTTGGCGGAGGAAATGATTTTTTTAAGGCCTGGGGAAGTACGCAGGTAGATGAAGCTACCCGCATGGTAAATCTATGCATGGATGCCGGCGTTAACCTTTTCGATACGTCCAACGCTTATTCATCAGGCGCGGCTGAAGAAATATTAGGTAAGGCTGTAAGCAGCATCAGGGATCAGGTACTCATTTCAACGAAAGCAACATTCCCAACAGGTGGCGGATCAAATGATTACGGCTCGTCACGTATTCATTTAATCAAAGCCTGTGAAGACAGTCTGAAACGTTTGGGAACGGACTATATCGATATTTACCACATGCATGGTTTCGACGCTAATACGCCGATCTATGAAACGCTGAAAGCTTTGGAAACCCTGGTGGAAAGCGGAAAAGTCCGTTATATCGCCTGCTCTAATTTCTCAGGCTGGCACCTGATGAAATCTTTATCCATCTCAGAGCGTCACGGCTGGTCCAAATACATAGCACACCAGGCTTATTATTCATTACTAAACCGTGATTGTGAGTGGGAATTGATGCCATTGGGTATTGAAGAACAGATCGGCACGATCGTATGGAGCCCCTTAGCCAGTGGCAAACTGAGCGGTAAATATCGTCGCGGCCAGGAAGCGCCAAAAGACTCCCGTGTTGCACAGGGCGGAAACCCTGTTAAGGGAATCTCTGCAGACGACGAAAGATTGTACAACATTGTAGATGTACTGGATGAATTGGTTGAAGAAACCGGTAAAACCCCGGCTCAAATTTCTTTGAACTGGCTATTGCAGCGTCCGACCGTCGCCAACATCATCATCGGTGCGAGGAATGAAGAACAATTGAAGCAGAATCTGGAAGCGGTTGGCTGGAATTTGACTACAGAACAGGTAAAAAGACTGGATAAAGTAAGTGAGGTATTGCCTGCTTACCCATACTGGCATCAGCGCCAGTTCAGCATGCTTAAGAATGACCCAGATCTGTATGGTGACCGCAAATAA
- a CDS encoding SDR family NAD(P)-dependent oxidoreductase: MNKVLITGATSGIGEACAHVFAENNYDLIITGRRLDRLEKLAAEIKEKHQVNVLTLNFDVRNREDVISYLGRVPAEWQQVDVLINNAGLSSGLEPFQDCNFDDWDLMVDTNVKGLLYVSKIVANWMIANKKGHIVNLSSIAGIEVYPNGNVYCASKHAVDALNKAMRIDLLSSGIRVTGIYPGSVETEFSNVRFKGDDTRAKKVYEGYDPLVAADIAETIFWTTSRSAHVNINELVIMPTAQATATNYFRKS; this comes from the coding sequence ATGAATAAAGTATTGATAACCGGAGCTACTTCGGGAATTGGTGAGGCTTGCGCGCACGTATTTGCTGAAAATAATTATGACCTGATCATCACCGGCCGCAGGCTTGACCGTTTGGAAAAGCTGGCCGCTGAGATTAAAGAGAAGCACCAGGTAAATGTCCTGACCCTGAACTTTGACGTGAGGAACCGGGAAGACGTAATTAGTTACCTTGGCCGTGTTCCGGCTGAATGGCAACAGGTCGATGTGCTGATTAATAATGCCGGTTTAAGCAGCGGCCTGGAACCTTTTCAGGACTGCAATTTTGATGACTGGGACCTCATGGTGGATACCAATGTGAAGGGCTTATTATATGTCAGTAAAATCGTGGCTAACTGGATGATCGCAAATAAAAAAGGTCATATCGTTAATCTAAGTTCTATTGCAGGTATTGAAGTTTATCCCAATGGCAACGTTTACTGTGCCAGCAAACATGCGGTTGACGCGTTGAACAAAGCGATGCGGATCGATTTATTATCCAGCGGTATACGGGTGACGGGTATCTATCCAGGCTCTGTGGAAACGGAGTTTTCAAATGTAAGGTTTAAAGGCGACGATACCCGTGCCAAAAAGGTTTATGAAGGTTATGATCCATTGGTAGCGGCGGATATTGCTGAAACTATTTTTTGGACGACTTCAAGGTCCGCGCATGTCAATATCAATGAACTGGTGATCATGCCAACTGCACAGGCAACGGCAACAAACTATTTCAGAAAATCATAA
- a CDS encoding amidohydrolase family protein, giving the protein MRKIFFTLSMLGITGMAWSQSTTVLQHVNLIDGTGKALQTDRSITIKNGIITRIAAANNETPKDARIVDLTGKYIMPEIINVHGHLGIMKDTTMSAANYTPANIKHQLLRYQQFGVGTILSMGTEQPSIFSLKDSSRAGHIPGATIYSAIYGFGVKNAIPPASMGMTNVYRPETPEQAIMEVDSVAALKPDMIKIWVDDFWGAYPKMKPEIYAAIIKEAHLKGLRVAAHLYHLEDARKLVDLGLDIMAHSIRDAEIDASLIEAMKKHHVIYIATLSLDEFAYSYSQNPDWLNDPVFRASLEPGVFDMITSPAYQAKIAKDPKTPQEMAALPVAMRNLYKLWQAGILIGVGTDSGALPIRPQGFSEHMEMELYVKAGLSPMDAIVAATQNGAKILGISEKQGTLQTGKKADFIVLEANPLDNIKNTRTIESVWKDGEKVSDGPLAGTPYAEANNGKIVILAHIKILPGYEADIKKAAEEVWAATSKEPGNENFIFNVEKNDPATIVFYEVFHDQQAYDAHRTSEHVGTFRKKLKGKVIGDGPSVTYLSQLHK; this is encoded by the coding sequence ATGAGAAAAATATTTTTTACCCTGTCCATGCTCGGCATCACCGGGATGGCCTGGAGTCAAAGCACCACGGTGCTGCAGCACGTCAATCTGATCGATGGCACAGGCAAAGCCCTGCAAACAGACAGAAGCATCACGATCAAAAACGGGATCATCACCCGTATCGCTGCGGCAAATAATGAGACACCAAAAGATGCCAGAATCGTTGATCTTACCGGGAAATATATCATGCCCGAAATAATCAATGTTCACGGGCACCTGGGGATCATGAAAGACACCACCATGTCGGCAGCAAATTATACCCCTGCGAATATTAAGCATCAACTGCTCAGGTACCAGCAATTCGGCGTGGGTACGATATTATCTATGGGTACTGAACAACCGTCCATATTCTCTCTGAAAGATTCTTCCCGTGCAGGCCATATTCCGGGCGCAACCATTTACTCGGCTATTTATGGCTTCGGCGTGAAAAATGCCATACCCCCCGCAAGTATGGGTATGACAAATGTTTACCGGCCGGAAACGCCCGAACAGGCCATAATGGAAGTGGATTCAGTTGCCGCATTAAAACCGGATATGATCAAGATCTGGGTAGATGACTTTTGGGGCGCTTACCCGAAAATGAAACCGGAGATCTATGCCGCCATCATTAAAGAAGCCCACCTTAAGGGCTTGCGTGTTGCCGCGCATTTATATCACCTAGAAGATGCGCGTAAACTGGTTGACCTGGGATTAGATATCATGGCACACAGTATCAGGGATGCCGAAATAGATGCCTCGCTGATCGAAGCCATGAAAAAGCATCACGTCATTTATATTGCCACATTATCGCTGGATGAGTTTGCCTACAGCTATTCGCAAAATCCGGACTGGCTGAACGACCCCGTTTTCAGGGCATCGCTGGAACCCGGTGTTTTTGACATGATCACCAGCCCCGCCTACCAGGCAAAGATTGCCAAAGACCCTAAGACTCCCCAGGAAATGGCCGCTCTACCGGTAGCGATGCGTAACCTTTACAAATTGTGGCAGGCAGGAATCCTGATCGGCGTTGGAACAGATTCGGGCGCTTTACCTATCAGGCCACAAGGCTTTTCGGAACACATGGAAATGGAGCTGTATGTAAAAGCAGGGCTAAGCCCGATGGATGCTATCGTTGCGGCAACCCAGAATGGTGCGAAAATCTTAGGCATCAGTGAAAAACAAGGCACGCTGCAGACAGGTAAAAAAGCTGACTTTATTGTATTAGAAGCAAACCCGTTGGATAACATCAAAAATACACGAACTATCGAATCGGTTTGGAAAGATGGTGAGAAAGTCAGTGACGGGCCTTTGGCCGGCACACCTTATGCTGAAGCGAACAATGGTAAGATCGTGATCCTTGCCCACATTAAAATATTGCCGGGTTACGAAGCGGATATCAAAAAGGCTGCTGAAGAAGTTTGGGCGGCCACATCCAAAGAACCGGGGAATGAAAACTTTATATTCAACGTGGAGAAAAATGATCCTGCTACTATCGTGTTTTACGAGGTTTTTCATGACCAGCAGGCTTACGATGCGCATCGCACATCGGAGCATGTTGGAACATTTCGTAAGAAATTAAAAGGCAAGGTAATTGGTGACGGACCTTCAGTTACATACTTGTCACAGCTTCATAAATAA